A single window of Pseudoduganella plicata DNA harbors:
- a CDS encoding cation diffusion facilitator family transporter gives MNAPSHLHAHLKGDAKYRHQRPDRSLSILAWALGLTLLFAGVEVAAGFASNSLALISDAGHMVTDAASLGLALFAQLIARRPPSPRYSFGFGRAEALAAFVNGLVMLMVVGWIVFEAVHRFAQPQAVAGGTVFIVAAIGLCVNIAVAWVLSKDRDSLNTRAALVHVLGDMLGSVAALIAGAVIYYTGWMRIDPLLSLVVSLLLLKSTYGILRESGHHLMEGVPEHIDYMQLGADLEDVDGVVSVHDLHVWDMAPGEPALIGHVEVSELEHWPRVLKAVRAMLLAKHGIDHVTLQAEVAGRQGRAG, from the coding sequence ATGAACGCACCAAGCCATCTGCACGCCCATCTGAAGGGCGATGCCAAGTACCGCCACCAACGGCCCGACCGCAGCCTGTCGATCCTGGCCTGGGCGCTGGGGCTGACGTTGCTGTTTGCCGGCGTCGAAGTCGCCGCCGGCTTTGCCTCCAATTCTCTGGCGCTCATTTCCGACGCCGGGCACATGGTCACCGATGCCGCCTCGCTCGGACTGGCACTGTTTGCCCAGCTGATCGCACGCCGGCCGCCGTCGCCACGCTATTCGTTCGGCTTCGGCCGCGCCGAAGCGCTGGCCGCCTTCGTCAACGGACTGGTGATGCTGATGGTCGTCGGCTGGATCGTGTTCGAGGCCGTGCACCGCTTCGCGCAGCCGCAGGCGGTCGCCGGCGGCACCGTCTTCATCGTCGCCGCCATCGGCCTGTGCGTGAACATCGCGGTGGCGTGGGTGCTGTCGAAGGACCGCGACAGCTTGAACACGCGCGCCGCGCTGGTGCACGTGCTGGGCGACATGCTGGGGTCCGTGGCCGCGCTGATCGCCGGCGCCGTCATCTACTACACGGGCTGGATGCGGATCGACCCGCTGCTGTCGCTGGTCGTCTCGCTGCTGCTGCTCAAGTCCACCTACGGCATCCTGCGCGAGTCCGGCCACCACCTGATGGAAGGCGTCCCCGAACACATCGACTACATGCAGCTGGGCGCCGATCTGGAAGACGTGGACGGGGTCGTTTCCGTGCACGACCTGCACGTGTGGGACATGGCGCCGGGCGAGCCCGCGCTGATCGGGCACGTGGAAGTGAGCGAGCTGGAGCATTGGCCGCGCGTGCTGAAGGCGGTGCGCGCCATGCTGCTGGCAAAGCACGGGATCGACCACGTGACGTTGCAGGCGGAGGTGGCCGGGCGGCA